The genomic window CCTTCGCCAAGGCCGCCGTCGTCGAGGCCATCGACGCCGAGATCCCGCTCGCGGTCGTCATCACCGAGGGCATCGCGGTCCACGACTCCGCCGCGTTCTACGCGTACGCCGTGTCGCAGGGCAACAAGACGCGGATCATCGGCCCGAACTGCCCGGGTCTGATCACCCCCGGTCAGTCGAACGCCGGCATCATCCCCGGTGACATCACCAAGCCGGGCCGCATCGGTCTGGTCTCGAAGTCCGGCACGCTGACGTACCAGATGATGTACGAGCTCCGTGACATCGGCTTCTCCTCGGCCGTCGGCATCGGTGGCGACCCCGTCATCGGTACGACGCACATCGACGCGCTCGCCGCGTTCGAGGCCGACCCCGACACCGACCTCATCGTGATGATCGGTGAGATCGGTGGCGACGCGGAGGAGCGGGCCGCCGACTTCATCAAGGCGAACGTGAAGAAGCCGGTCGTCGGTTACGTCGCGGGCTTCACCGCGCCCGAGGGCAAGACCATGGGCCACGCCGGCGCCATCGTCTCCGGGTCCTCCGGTACGGCCGCCGCGAAGAAGGAGGCCCTTGAGGCCGCCGGCGTCAAGGTCGGCAAGACGCCGACCGAGACGGCGAAGCTCGCGCGCGAGATCCTCGGCGGCTGATCTTCCGCTCGGCTGAGCCTTTCGCGGGCCCGTACTCCCTTGGGTTGGGGGTGCGGGCCCGCCGGCGTTTCCGGGTGGCTCGGTTTTACGGCCTCCGCCGCTGCCGGGCGGGGGTGCGTTTCGCTCACCGTCGCTCGCCGCGTGCCGCTGCGCCCACCCGTGCCGCCCCAGCGGCACGATGCCCGCAGCTACGTACGGCTATGAGGGTGCCCAGCGGCACGGTTGCCCGCAGCTACGTACGGGCCATGAGGGTGCCCAGCGGCACGGTTGCCCGCAGCTACGTACGGGCCATGAGAGTGCCCAGCGGCACGACTGCCCGCAGCTACGTACGGCCATGAGGGTGCCCGGCGGCACGATTGCCCGCAGGTAGTACTGCGGAGCCGACGGCTCAGTGGGCTTCCGGGTGTACGCGTTCCGGGCCCGCCGCTGCCGCCGATCTGAGTTTGGCTCGGAGTTTCTGCTGGGGCTGGGAGAGGGGGCCGGGGGCTGCTCTTGGGGGGACGCCTCGGACTGGGGTGCCTTGGGGGACGGGGGGTTCGTAGTGGTCGGGGGCGGTGCGGACGGAGAGGGCGGTGGTGGTGAGGAGGAAGATGGTGAAGACGAGGGCGGTGTGGGTCCAGCGGCGGGCGCGGAGGTCGGCTCGGGCGCGGAGCACGATGGGCTCGGTGGGGCCGGGGTCGATGTCGGCGGGCAGCTCGGCCAGGAGGCGGGGGAGGTCGTCGGGCGGGACCTGTTCCTGTAGGCGCGCGGTGACGGTCGCGCGGGCGTAGAGCAGTCGGCCCGCCGCGGCCGGCGTGCTCGCCTCCGTCTCGGCGGCCGTGTCGGGCAGATCGAGGCCGACGCCGTCGTAGAGGAGCAGCGTGCGGCGGTACGGGGGTGGTAGTTCGAGGAGCGCGCTCAGCAGGGCGCGGTCGGTGGGGTCGGCCGGCTGCGGCTCTCGGCGCCAGGGGCGCAGGCAGTGCCAGGGGGAGAGGGCGTACTCGTGGGCCGCCGCCCGCACCCAGCCCGCCGGATCGCGGTCGACAGCCACCTCCGGCCAGCGCTGCCAGGCGAGCTGGAAGGCCCGCTCCACCGCCTCGCGGGCCAGCCTGTGCCGGCCGGTGAGCAGATAGGTCTGCTGTACGAGGGTCGGCGCGCAGTACGCGTAGAGCGCGTCGAAGGCCTGGCCGGGTGTCAGGGGCGGCGGAGCCAGGTCGGGATCGTCGGCGTCGTCCGCGCAGAGGGGCTGCTGGTACCACTCGGCCTCCCCGCTCGGGACGGAGGGGACGGACGGGACGGACGGCTTGCCGGCGGTCTCCGTCACCGGATCGTCTCCCGCCGTACCCACCCTCTCCGGACCGACCCTCGTACGAAAAAGCACATAAGCACATATTGGGCGACACGTGCGCGAATCCCTCGTTACGCCGGTAAAGCGCGTGTCGTTGGGAGCATGGCCGACGTGACGCACGCGACCGACTCGAACGACCCGACCGCGGGGCCGGACCACCCCACCGACCACAGCCGGTCGGCCGCCCCCACGGCACCTACGGCGCCCATGAGGCCCTTGGCGCCGATGTCATCCCCGTCCACGACATTTTCCTCGTCCTCCTCGTCGCCGCTGGCGTTGCTGGCGTCGCTGTACGAGCGGTCGCGCGGCCGGTCGTCCCACCTGGCCGCCGGGATGCTGGGCGGAGTCCTCGCGGCGGGGCTCGGACTCGGGGTGTTCGCCGCGCTCGTGACCCTGCTGTGGATCAGTTCGCCGTACCCGGACAGCGGGCCCGGCGGGGCGCTGCGTGTGGCGGCGGCGCTGTGGCTGCTCTCCCACGGAGTGGAGCTCGTCCGCACCGACACACTCACCGGCGCCCCCGCCCCGGTGGGCCTCGTCCCCCTCCTCCTGCTCGCCCTGCCGGTGGTCCTGCTGCACCGTTCGGCCCGCGACCACGCGGACGACGGCTTCGGTGCGAGCGCCCGTACGACATGGGCCGGTCTCGTCACCGGATACGCGGTCGTCGGCGCGGCGGTCACGCTGTATGCCTCGGGGGGCGTGCTGCGGCCGTCGTGGTTGTGGGCCGCGCTGTGCGTACCGCTGCTGGCGGCGCTCGCGGCGGGCACGGGGGTGTGGGCGGCGCACGGGCGCCCCCAGCTGCCCCTGCCCGCGCTCCTCGGGGGCGCCCCCGAGACGGAGGGCCGACGACACCTCGCGGCCGCCGCCGGACGGGCTGCCGGGGCGGGCGTGCTCGTGCTGGCCGGCGGTGGCGCCCTGCTGGTGGCCGTGTCCCTGGCCTGGCACGGCGGCGTGGCCCGCGACACCTTCCTCCAGCTCACCGAGGGGTGGTCCGGGCGTTTCGCCGTACTGCTGCTCTGCCTCGCCCTCGTCCCGAACGCGGCGCTCTGGGCGGCGGCCTACGCCCTCGGCCCCGGCTTCGTCCTGGGCGCCGGACACATCACCGGACCGCTGCACGCGACCGCCCCGGCCGCTCTCCTGCCCCCGTTCCCCCTGCTCGCGGCCGTCCCGGAGGGTGGGGGCACGCCGGGGTACTGGGTGGTGGGCGCGGTGCCGCTCGCCGCGGGCATGACGGTCGGGTGGTTCACCGCGGCCCGGGCCACCGCCGACCGAACGGCCCCCTGGTCCGCATCCCGGACCATCGCGGCGACCCTCCTCGCCGCCCTCATGTCCGCCGTCGCCGTCGCCCTCCTCGCCCTTCTCGCCGGCGGCTCCCTCGGCGTCGCCACCCTGGCCGACTTCGGACCCGTGTGGTGGCAGGCGGGCGGCGCGGCCGGTGCCTGGGTGGGGGCGGCGGGGATGCCGGTGGCCTTGGTGGCGCGGTGGTGGCGGGTGCTGGTGCTGGTGCGGGCGCGAAAGGCCGCAACCGGACAGGAGAAGAGGTCGGGGGCGGCCGCGGTGCTCCGGCGTGCGTCGGGGGCGAACGCGGGCGTGCGGGTCCCGGGCGACCTGCGGGCGGCAGGTGCTGAGGCCGCGCCGGGGCAGTCCGGCAGGCAGCACGTGGCGGCGGACGGAGCGTCGGGGGGACCTCCGGCTACCGATCAGCCACCGCGGCCGTCCTCTTGGCCGCACCGTCAGCCCCCTGCGAAGAGATCACGTCGACTGCCGGCATGGCTCTCCAGGGGGAAGCGGCCTCCGGCCGAACTCCCGTCCCCGGGCGGCCCCACGGTCACACCGAGCCCGAACTCCAACCCGAGCGCAAGCCTCACGGACGGCCTCGAATCGTACGACGCCCTCGACCCGTACGCCCTCGACCCGTACGCCTTCGAGTCCGCACCCGTGCCACCGCCCGTCCGGGACCTGGACTCCCGCACGGCCCGCCGGCCGACGCTGCGGCGCGAGGTGTCCTCGACGGGACTGCCCTCGACGGGACTGCCCTCGACGGGACTGCCCTCAACGGGACTGTCCTCGACGGGACGGAACGCGTACGAGCGCGCCCCTGACGCAGCCCCTCACTCCGATTCCGGCCTCCGCCCCAACGCCACCTCCGACCCCGAACCCGACGCGAGCCCGGGGGAAGCCGACGACTAGCGCGCGCCCAGCAGCTCCCGTACAGGGCCCTCCGGCAGGAGCTCCTTGCAGGACTTCTCCGAGGCGGTGGTGAGGGAGTCGTTGACGCAGGTGTAGTAGTCCCGGTAGACGAACTGGGCCGTGAAGGTGACGGCGACGATGGCGAGGGCGATCGTGGAGGTCACCAGGCCGCTGATGGCCGCGGTCCGCTGGGGCCGGCCGCTCGGCTCCAGGGGCGCCGGCTGCGCCGCGTCCTGGGTGCGGGGCTTGGCGCGCAGGGCGCTGACGGCCCAGTACACGGCGAGGGAGCCGAGCAGCAGGGCGACGTACGGCCAGGCGAAGAGGGCGAAGAAGAAGGCCCACATGCCGCAGAGCAGGGAGTACCGCGCGCGGCGCTGGACGGGGTCCGCCGGGTCCCAGCGCAGCCCGCTGCCCGGACCGCCCTCGGGGCCCTGACCGGGACCACCCGGTCCGCCCTGGCCACCGGGACGCTCACCGAAGGGCCCACCGGAGCGGCCGGGCTGCCGGTCGCTCCACTGACTGCCCCACGGCGAGTGACCACCACCGCGACCCGCTCCGTCCTCGGAACCCTGGCCGCCCGCGGGCCGGCGTGGCTGCCACGGCCGGTCGGGAGCGCCCTCGGGCGGTGGTGCGAACGGATTGTCGTCCGAAGGACCTGAGCCCTGGCCCCGCCCGGGCTGCCCGGACTGCTCGGGGGTGTCCTCGCTCTCACGCGGAGGCGTGGGAGAGGAACTCCGCTCGCGCAGCAGGAGCGAAGGAAGGCGGAGGCTGCGGTCCGGCATCAGGAGTGCGTCTTCCCCTTGGTGAATACAGCGGTGAAATCGGTGGGTACAGCGGTGAGTCTGGTGGTGCGCTCGGCGGTGAGCCTGGTGGCGCGCTCGGCAGTGAACTGGGTGGTGATGCGGCAGTGAACTCGTCGGTGAAATCTACTGGTACGGCGTGAGCTGTCACTTCGTGAACGCCCCACACATCGACCGCGTTCCCGAGCCCGCTCCTTGCAGACGCTACCTTCCGGCCACGCCCCCGTCCCACGGGGGCCGTCCGGTGTGCCGGTATCGTTGCTGACGGTCGGCCGCTTCGTAGACTTCCCCGTATCGGGGGACGTGAAGCATTCGTATGAATGCACAAGCGCATATTCGGCAGACCCGACGTTCCCCGCAGAACCCGTAGAAAGGGCCCCATCGTGGCCGCCAAGCCCGTGGCCAAGCGCCTCGTCGTGCTGGTCTCCGGATCCGGCACCAACCTCCAGGCGCTGCTGGACGCCATCGCGACGACCGGCGTCGAGGCCTACGGCGCCGAGATCGTGGCCGTCGGAGCCGACCGCGGCGGCATCGAGGGGCTCGCCCGGGCCGAGCGCGCCGGGCTGCCGACCTTCGTCTGCCGGGTCAAGGACCACGGCACCCGCGAGGAGTGGGACGTGGCGCTCGCCGAGGCCGTCGCCGCGTACGAGCCCGATCTCGTCGTCTCCGCCGGGTTCATGAAGATCGTGGGGAAGGAGTTCCTGGCGCGGTTCGGTGGGCGGTTCGTCAACACCCACCCGGCCCTCCTCCCCAGTTTCCCGGGGGCCCACGGGGTGCGGGACGCGCTCGCGTACGGCGCCAGGGTCACCGGCTGCACCGTCCACTTCGTCGACGACGGCGTCGACACCGGGCCGATCATCGCGCAGGGCGTGGTGGAGATCCGGGACGAGGACGACGAGAGCGCTCTGCACGAGCGCATCAAGGAAGTCGAGCGAAGGCTGCTCGTCGATGTCGTGGGGCGGCTCGCCCGTAACGGCTATCGCATTGAGGGACGAAAGGTAGTTATCCAGTGACCGCCGACAGCACTGTCACGGCCGAGAGCGGCCAGAGCGGCACGAGCGACCAGCGGGTCATCCGTCGCGCGCTCGTCAGCGTCTACGACAAGACGGGCCTCGAGGACCTCGCGCGCGGCCTGCACGAGGCGGGCGTCGAACTCGTCTCCACCGGGTCCACCGCCGGGCGCATCGCCGCTGCCGGCGTTCCCGTCACCAAGGTCGAGGAGCTGACCGGCTTCCCCGAGTGCCTGGACGGCCGGGTCAAGACCCTGCACCCCAAGGTGCACGCGGGCATCCTCGCCGACCTGCGCCTGGAGGACCACCGGCGGCAGCTCGCCGAGCTGGGCGTCGAGCCGTTCGACCTCGTCGTCGTGAACCTCTACCCGTTCCGGGAGACCGTCGCCTCCGGCGCCACCCCCGACGAGTGTGTCGAGCAGATCGACATCGGCGGTCCGTCGATGGTCCGCGCCGCCGCCAAGAACCACCCCTCGGTCGCCGTGGTCACCAGCCCGGCGCGGTACGCCGATGTCCTGACGGCCGTGAAGGACGGCGGCTTCGACCTCGCCACCCGCAAGCGGCTGGCCGCCGAGGCCTTCCGGCACACGGCCGAGTACGACATCGCGGTGTCCTCCTGGTTCGCCTCCTCGTACGCGCCCGCCGACGACTCGCAGTTCCCGTCGTTCCTCGCCACCAGCCTGGAGCGCGCGAACACCCTGCGCTACGGCGAGAACCCGCACCAGCCCGCCGCCCTCTACACCGCGGGCACGGGCGGTCTGGCGGAGGCCGAGCAGTTGCACGGCAAGGAGATGTCGTTCAACAACTACACGGACACGGACGCCGCCCGCCGCGCCGCGTACGACCACGCCGAGCCGGCCGTCGCGATCATCAAGCACGCCAACCCGTGCGGCATCGCGATCGGCGCGGACGTCGCCGAGGCACACCGCAAGGCACACGCCTGCGACCCGCTGTCGGCGTTCGGCGGTGTGATCGCGGTCAACCGTCCGGTGTCGAAGGAGATGGCCGAGCAGGTCGCCGAGATCTTCACCGAGGTCATCGTCGCGCCCGACTACGAGGACGGCGCGCTGGAGGCTCTGGCCAAGAAGAAGAACATCCGCGTGCTGCGCTGCCCCGACAGCCCGGCCCACCCCATCGACGTCAAGCCGATCGACGGCGGTGCCCTGCTCCAGGTCACCGACCGCCTCCAGGCCGACGGCGACGACCCCGCCAACTGGACCCTCGCGACCGGCGAGGTCCTCTCCGCCGACGAGCTCGCCGAGCTGGCCTTCGCCTGGAAGGCCTGCCGCGCGGTCAAGTCCAACGCGATCCTCCTCGCCAAGGACGGCGCCTCGGTCGGCGTCGGCATGGGGCAGGTCAACCGCGTCGACTCCGCGAAGCTCGCCGTCGAGCGCGCCGGCGCCGAGCGCGCGCAGGGCTCGTACGCCGCGTCGGACGCCTTCTTCCCCTTCCCTGACGGGCTGGAGATCCTCACCGAGGCCGGCGTCAAGGCCGTCGTCCAGCCCGGCGGTTCGGTCCGCGACGAGCTGGTCGTCGAGGCCGCGCAGAAGGCGGGGATCACGATGTACTTCACGGGGACGCGGCACTTCTTCCACTGAGCCGTCGCCTGCGGGCCGGCCACCGGCTCGGTACGGCGAAGGGGCGCGCCGCTCGAAGCGGCGCGCCCCTCCCGTTTCCGGTCGCGGACCGGTCGTCAGCAGTTCTTGCTGACGACGCCCTTCCATGTCTGGTTGTGGCCCGTGTACCGCTTGCCGTTGAAGTGCACCGGCTTACGGTCCTTCTGGCCCGGGATGCCGCTCTTCTTGTAGCGCTGCTCGTAGTGCAGGTGCGCCCAGCTGCCACCGTTGCTGCCGGTGGAGCCGATGCGGCCGATCTGCGTCTTCGCGCCGACCTTCTGGCCCACCTTGACGTACTTGGTGGCCTTGTCCTGCAGGTGGTAGTAGGCCGTGTACCAGCCGCCGCCGTGGTTGATGATGATCATGTTGCCGGCGCCCTTGTCGTAGTACGCCTTGACCACCTTGCCCTTGTAGCCGGTGTAGACCGGCCGGCCGTCGGACCCGGGATTGCCGTTCACCACGATGTCGATGGCCGGGTTGTGGCCCCAGGTGTTGAGCTGCCACTTGGTGTTGCACTTGAGCGGCATCTGGAACTTGGGCTTGGCCGCTGCCGCCGCCACACCGGCGGACTCGGCGCCGGAGGGCTGGCCGGCGTACGACGTCCCGGCGTTGAGCCCCGCGCTCAGCGACAGTGCCAGTGCGGTGGCACCGAGGGCTACGCTCGCCTTGCGGCGGACGGGCGTGCTTGTGCGCATGAATTGCTCCCCGTTTCTTCCCCGTTGTGCGGGAGCGGATCACGGTGCCCGCTTCCCGTGTGTTGCTGTGGACGTGTCGAGCATGGGCGGGTGGGCGCCGACCCGGTACCTCGGAGGTCCTAGGGTGATCCGCCGGGCCCACACTCGGGCGCCCACTTGTGGGACCGGACGAGCGGGCCGTCGCCGGGGAAGTTGACCTTGGTGTTGTCCAGGACGCAGCCGCTCGGGCTCTTGTAGTCGGGCTCGCTGAAGAGCTGGACGACGATGAACTCGGGGTCGTCGTAACCGTTGTTGAAGGCCGACTTCGGCCTGCTGTCCTTCACCCATGCGCAGGGGATGAACTCGTCGTGCCAGTCGAGGTCGTAGTCGTACCAGTTGCACATCTCGCCCTGCCCGTCGGCCTTCGAGAAGAAGCAGATGTCTCCCCGGGCGCAGCGCGCCCACCCCTGAGGGGCGGGTTCGCGCAGCGCCAGCAGGCCGGCCGTGATGAGGGAGGCCACCGCCACCGCGGCGAGTCCGCCCAGGAGGACCGGATGGGGGCCGCGTCGTGGCTGGAGCCTGGGCAGGCGTGGGGAGCGGGCGGCTCCGGCGGCGGGCTCGACCCGGCGGAGCAGGGACTGCGCGGTGTGGGTGGCGCGGGCCTCGTGTGTCGGAGCGAGACAGTCGGTGACGATCTGCCGCCAGCTGCCCGGCAGTTCGGGCGAGAGATGCAGCTCCTCATGGCCCTGGGCGTAGCGCAGGACCGCGTCGCGGCGGGCGGCCTGGGTCGCCCCGGGGAACGGCGGACTGCCGGTCAGGACCAGGTGGGCGAGGATGCCGAAGGCCCAGATGTCGGCGGTGGGGCGGGTGCGGTGGCCGTGCTCTCCGACCTCTGCCCAGAGCAGCTCGGGCGGGGTGTAGTCGACGGTGGTGAACGCGGGGGAGTAGGCGTGTGTGCCCTGCAACTCGGCGGCCAGGTTGAAGTCCGCGAGCCGGACCGAACCGTCCGCCATCAGGAGGACGTTGGCCGGTTTGAGGTCGCCGTGGACCCAGCCCGCGTGGTGGAGGTGGGCCACTCCCTCACAGATCTGGGCGAGCAGTGAGGGGCCGCCGGGGACGGCAACCGCGCGGTCGGACCGTCTTGGGCGCCGTTCCCCGAGCCGTTCGAGCAGCTGGTCGAGGGAGCCCTCGGCGCGCTCCAGAACGAGGACGGTGGCGCCGTCGAGCGGCGGCTGGGACGGGTCGTCCACGGTCAGGGTCTCGTACATGCGGATGAGCCGCGGGCGCTGGAGCCGGCGAAGCAACTCCGTCTCCCGCTCGGCGAGTTCCTGGAGGTGACGCAGCTGGCGGGGGGTACGGGTGCCGGTGGGCAGGAACTTCAGGGCGGCCTCGGACGGCAGACCCTCGGTGGGCTCCACGCACCGGGCCGTGTACACCGTGCCGAAGCCCCCGGAGGCGATCGGCTCGCGGACCTCCCAGGCACCGACGCGGTACCCCTTCGGAACCGGTACGGCGTGTGTCGTTTCCTCATTCACCGTGCGGCCCTCTCCTTCAGCAGAGCCAGGTCGTCCTCCCGGACGAGGTCGAACCGCAGTGCCAGGGAGACCAGACGGTCCTTCTTGCCGTTGAGGCGCGGGCCGCCGCCCGGTGTCGCGTCGGGCATCGGCTTCAGCCGCAGCTTGACCGCGAGGTAGTCGATGTTCCACTGCACCGAAGTCCGCGAGACCGTCGGCCAGCTGGGCCGCAGCGACTCCACCAGTTCGTCGGCGGTGGGCGGCGAGGCATGCGGTTCGTCGCGCAGGCGCGGCGCGCACAGGGCGACCAGGACCAGGAAGTACCGTTTGCCGCGGTCGAGCGGGAAGGCGCACTCGGTGGGTGCGCCGTGCCGAGGGCCCGCGTGTTCCCTGTAGTCGTGGCGTGGCGCCCACACCTCGAAGCTCAGCAGCTCGCTCCCGGCGGGTAGGACCACGCGCGAGAACTCGAACGGGACCGGGGCGTCGAGCCGTCCCGGCGGGACCTTGATGTGCTCACCCGCGCCTTCCGGGTTCTCGATGACATACGTCTGCCCACGGCTGAGGTTGCTGAGCTTCCAGTAGGCGCCCGCCGCCGTGATCTCACCGGCCTCGCGGGACACGCCGTCGTGGGCGATGGTGAGGTGAGGGCCGTACGGTCGTGGCGTACGGCCGAAGGACAGGGACTCGCTCGGCCGGAGACGTAGATGGTCGTCCGGGCCGGTGCTGTGCGCAGGTACGACGATGATGCTGTGCATCGTGGTGGACCTCCCCCGAGGTGGAAACAGACGTCAGGGTAGGGAGAGGCACATAAGCGACCCATGGGCACGCAAAAGAGGCGTGTCCTACGCGAATCGGTCGGCCTCGGGGTGGTAGGGGACGTCATGTCCGACTGCGCAGCGCGGCCCAGGTGTTGGGGCCGACGTCTCCGTCGACCTTCAGTGCCTTGTCGCTCTGGAACACCCTGACCGCGGCCAGGGTGTCCTCGCCGAACTGGCCGTCGACCCCGGAGCCGCCGACACTGTAGCCGCGCTTGACGAGCATGCACTGCACCTGGGTGACGCGCTGGTTCTTGTCGCCGAACTGCGTCAACTCGGTGCCGGAGTAGTACGTGCACTGGGTGAGCCACGGCGGGGTGGCGGGCGTCGTCGCGGTCTTGGTGGGGGTGGCGCTCGGGACGGTGCCGGTGCCTCCGCTGCCGCCGCCTGCCGTGGCGGTGACGGTGGCCGTGGGCCGCGCACCTTCACCGGACCCGCCCGTCCCGTTCCCTGTCTCCTCACCCTTCCCGCCCTCTTCCTTCTCCTCCTTCTCCCTCTCTTTGTCTTCCTTGCCGGGGGAGGGCGAGGGCGACGCGGAGGAAGCGGGCGGGGACGAAGCCGCCTCGCCGTCCGGGGCCGTGGTTTCGACGGTCGTGCCCGACGAGGTGGTGTTGCCGAAGGGCGGACGGGTGAACAGAAAGGCACTCACCGCCACGACGCACACGGCGACCCCTGCGGCGATGACGAGATACGGCTTCCCACGCCTCTTGCCGCCGCCGGGCGGAGTCGGCGCACCGTGCCCGCCCGCCGGAGTCGGCGGCCCGTACTGCCCGTACGAGGCCGGGGGCGTGGCGGGCCCGAACGTGCCGGGTAGGGGCGGGGTGCCGTACACCCCCGGCGTCGGCGTCCCGCCGTACTGGCCCGGTGGTGTCGCCGGGCCGTAGCCGGGGCCGGGGGTGGGCGAGGCCACACGTTCCGTGGGCGCGCGGAAGCGGCCCGTCTGCCAGGCGGTGGCATGCTCCAGCTCCTGGCAGGCCCGCTGTCGGGCGAGCAGCCGGGCGGCCAGCGGTTCCTGCCACAAGGACGCGTGGCTGTGGCCGGCGGTCGTGGCCGCGTCGATCAGCCACTGTGGGGTGGGCCGGCCGGCGGGATCCTTGGAGAGGCAGGCGGAGAGCAGTTCGGCCAACGGCGGGTCAAGTGCCGCGACTTCGGTCATGACCTCGGGTTTGGGCTCCTCGAACGCGACGCGGTGCATCACGTCCACACCGGTGCCGTCGCCGAACGGGGCATGGCCGGTGACGGCGTAGACGATCGTGCCGGCGAGCGAGAACACATCGGAGGCGGTGTCGCAGCGGCCGTCCCGCAGGTACTCGGGCGACATGAAGGCAGGCGTGCCGACCCGGCTTCCGGTGATGGTGATCGCGCTGCTGTCCACGGCCCGGGAGATGCCGAAGTCGATGACGTGCGCGCCCTGGAGGGTCAGGATCACGTTGGACGGCTTGAGGTCGCGGTGCACGACTCCGGCCGTGGCCAGCGCCGACAGGGCGTGCCCGAG from Streptomyces sp. DSM 40750 includes these protein-coding regions:
- a CDS encoding protein kinase domain-containing protein — encoded protein: MSDQRPEPPHSPPPDDTARQQLEQAGATPLQPADPGRIGPYLPLGRLGSGGMGRVYLARPADGGTSRSSAAESGGGAGLAAVKVIRPEYAEDPEFRRRFEREAAVHGRVRTPRAPDLLGAGFEDELLWMSTQYLPGLNLADAVRECGALEAAGAWRLVSELGHALSALATAGVVHRDLKPSNVILTLQGAHVIDFGISRAVDSSAITITGSRVGTPAFMSPEYLRDGRCDTASDVFSLAGTIVYAVTGHAPFGDGTGVDVMHRVAFEEPKPEVMTEVAALDPPLAELLSACLSKDPAGRPTPQWLIDAATTAGHSHASLWQEPLAARLLARQRACQELEHATAWQTGRFRAPTERVASPTPGPGYGPATPPGQYGGTPTPGVYGTPPLPGTFGPATPPASYGQYGPPTPAGGHGAPTPPGGGKRRGKPYLVIAAGVAVCVVAVSAFLFTRPPFGNTTSSGTTVETTAPDGEAASSPPASSASPSPSPGKEDKEREKEEKEEGGKGEETGNGTGGSGEGARPTATVTATAGGGSGGTGTVPSATPTKTATTPATPPWLTQCTYYSGTELTQFGDKNQRVTQVQCMLVKRGYSVGGSGVDGQFGEDTLAAVRVFQSDKALKVDGDVGPNTWAALRSRT